The Gemmatimonadota bacterium genomic sequence GGCAAGCTCGTCCCGTTGACCAAGCAGGCGCTGACCCCGGAGCAGACGCGGGCGATCGCGCTCAAGCTCATCTCCAACGAAAAGGTCAAGGCCAACATCGACTCGCTGTTGGACCATGACTGCTCCTGGGGGGCGCCGGGGATTGGGCGCTTCCGCGTGAATATCCTGCGTCAGCGATCGAGCTTCATGATCGTGATGCGGGTAATCCCGTTCCGCGTGCCGACCATCGAGCAGCTCAACCTGCCGCCGGTGATCGAGCGCATCGCCGCGACCGAACGCGGCATGGTCCTCGTCACCGGGGTCACCGGGTCCGGCAAGAGTTCGTCGATGGCCGCCATGATGGGACACATCAACAGCAACATGGAGCGCCACATCGTGACGCTCGAGGAGCCGATCGAGTTCCTCCACCGCGACCTGAAGAGCTCCATCACGCAGCGAGAGATCGGGGTCGACACGGAGAACTTTCGCGTGGGCCTCAAGGCTGCCCTGCGACAGGACCCGGACGTCATTGTGCTGGGAGAACTGCGCGACACGGAGACGATCGACACCGCGATGAAGGCCGCGGAGACGGGGCACCTGCTCCTCGCGACCGTGCATACGCCCGATGCCCAGGCGACCATCATGCGCATTGTCTCGATGTTCCCACCGGAGGAACAGGAGGTGATCAGGATCCGCTTGTCGGAATCCCTGGCGGCGGTGGTGTCGCAGCGCCTCCTCCCACGCGCCGATGGCCGCGGGCGTGCCGTCGCGTGCGAGATCATGATCAACACGCCGCTGATCGCCGACCTCATTCTCAACCAGCGCGTCGGCGAGATTCGCGACTACATGGCCGACGGGCGCGACCAGTACGGCATGCAGACGTTCGACCAGCACCTCGCGGACCTGGTGGCGCAGGGGGTGGTGACCTTCCCGACGGCACTCGCCGCCTCGACGCGGCCGGCGGATTTCGAGCTGCAGATGAGTATGTTTCAGGCCGCCGCGCGGCGCGGGTCAGACGCCCCTGCTGATCCCTTTGCCGCGGGAGCGACCACCCTCACCTGAGCGCGGAGTCGGCCGTGAAACTGTCGTTGCGTGGAGTCTTTGGCCCGGTTATCACCACCTTCGACGCACGCGGCGAGCTGGATCTCGACGCCTTCGGGGCAAACGCCGCGGCGCATCTCGGGGCCGGGTTGCATGGCCTGGTGGTTGCGGGATCGACGGGCGAAGCGGCGCTTCTGGAAGAGGGCGAGCGCCAACGATTGGTCGAGATGGCGCGCAGCGTGACACCGGCCGACAAGCGGCTGATTGTTGGCACCGGCGCCGAGTCGACGAAGGCGTGCGTGCGGCGCTGCCGGGAGGCCGCCGAGCGCGGGGCCGACGCGGTGCTCGTGGTGGCGCCTCACTACTACGCCAACGCGATGACGAGCGCCTGTTTGCAGGCGCACTACGAGCGGGTCGCGGATGAGTCGCCGATCCCGGTCCTGCTCTACAACATCCCGAAGTACATGCATTTCAAGCTCGAGGGCGAGCTGGTCGCACGTCTCGCAGAGCATGACAATGTCATCGGGATGAAGGATTCCTCGGGAGACCTGGCGTACCTGCCGCAGTACCTCGCGGCCCAGTCGGATGCGTTCACCGTCATTACTGGTCATGGCGGCTCGTTCCACCAAGCGCTGCAGCTCGGAGTTGGGGGCGGTATCCTGGCGGTGGCCCTCTTCGCTCCCGCGTTGTCCCTGGAGGTGTTCGATGCCTTCCAGGGCGGAAACGTCGCGGCGAGCAAGGCGGCCCAGGATCGCATGACTCCCATGGCGCTGGAGATCGTGGGGCGCATGGGAATTCCCGCGGTCAAGGCCGCGCTGGGGCGCGTCGGCTATCGCGGGGGGCCGGTGCGACTCCCGCTGCTCGACGCGTCTGCGGCCGATCTGGCGGACGTGGAGCGTCTGTTGCGTGAGGCGAGCCTCGCCCGCGTTGCCTGACGAGGCTCCGCTCCCGCCCGCGGCGCGTCACCTGCACGCCGTCGGGCGCGCGCCACGGCCGGCAGGGAGTGCGGCCGAGGCAGAGGCACGGGCGTGGTGCCGCCGCGTCCTCGAACAACACGGCTTCTCCGTCACGGAGGAGCCGTTCGCGTATTCGGCCGCGGTGGCCCGCTGGATGGTGCCGGTGGTCTCCGCGATGGTCGCCGTTTCCCTGGCGGCCACCGCCGCGAGTTGGCGGGCCGGGGGCGATGGGGCGAGCATCCTGGTCGTTAGGCGTCCTGGGCCTGGTCGATCGTGCTGGCGGCGCGCTGGGCCGCGCGGACGGGTGTGCTGTCCCTCCCTTTGGCGCGGCGTGCGGGGATCAACCTGGTGGGCACCCGTGGGTCGCCGACGGTCTGGCTCGTGGCCCATCTCGACACCAAGTCGCAACCGATGCCGACCCTGGTGCGCGCCGCCCTCCTGGTCATCCTGGGCCTCGTCCTCGTCGGGACGGTGCTCGTGGGGTTCTCGTGGCCGGCACGCGCGGAGGCACCCTGGGTGATCCCGCTGGTCGGGACCGTGGCCGGGATCGTGTTGTCCTTCGCGACCGTGGGGGAGGATTCCCCGGGGGCCCGGGACAACGGGACGGGAGTCGCCGCGGTGCTGGCCACGATCGAGCGCCTGCCGCCGACCGCGTCGTTAGGCGTGGTGTTCCCCAGCGCCGAGGAGTTGGGGCTAGCCGGGATGCGCGCGTGGGTCCGCGGGCGGCCACGGGGCACCGCGATCAACGTGGACACGGTGGACGATGACGGCGCGCTGCGATGCATGGTGCATGGTGCACAGTCCCGCCCGCTGGCGGGCGCGGTGGCTCGCGCCGGGCAGGTCCGGGTGTCCGGGGTGATCCCGGGGCTGCTGACCGACGGTGTGGCGCTCGCGGACGCCGGGTGGCAGGCCGTGACGGTGAGCGGGGGGACCTGGCGGACCCTCGCGCGAATCCACCGACCTGGCGACACCGTAGTTGGGCTCACCGGTCGCGGTGCGGACGACGTTGCCCGGCTCCTCACCACGCTGCTGACCACACGCCCCTGACGACATGGCCCTGCTTGCGCTCGCCGCGGTCTTCACGCTGTCGCTGTTCCTTGTCCCCTGGGCCTCCCCGGCCTGTGGTTCATGGTTGGCGCGGCCTTCGTCTACAACTGGATCGTCCCAGCCGCAGGAATCTCGGGACTCGCGATTGGAGTTGCCGCGGCGCTCGCGCTACTCGCGGAAGTACTGGAGTGGACGCTGTCGACGAAGTACACGGCCAAGTACGGCGGGTCGTCGCGCGCGGGGTGGGGAGCGATTCTCGGAGGGATCGCCGGCGCCATGCTGGGCGTTCCCGTGCCCATCATCGGATCGGTGATCGGTGCGTTCGCGGGGGCCTTTGCCGGGGCCCTGGTCATGGAGTACACGCGCAAGGAAGCCACGGGGAGCTCGGCCACGCGGGTGGCCACCGGCGCCCTGATTGGCCGCGTGATGGCCGCGGCGGCCAAGACGGGGCTTGGGTGTGCCGTGGCGATCATCTTGTGGTTCAGCGCGTGGCGCGGTTAGCTAACGTATCCCCCAGTCGCACGCTCCACCTACTTCACTGCCGCCAGCCATGACCGTCCCTCCGCCGCCAGCACCAGTCTCCAAGAAGATCATTGTCGCCTCGTACCCGTCGACAACCGGGGCGAAGGCCGGCCTCGATCGCCTCAAGAATGCCGGCGCGCGCCTGGGGAACGTTGCCCTCGTACAGCGGTTGATCGACGGGCGCGTGGAGTTCACCGAGACGCAGGATTGGGGGTTGGGAAAGAGCGCTGCGGTGGGAGCGCTCGCCGCGATGCTCCTGCCCGGGATCGGGCTGATCACGGGGGCTCTGCTGGGCGGGGCCGCCGCGCATTTCATCGATGCGGGATTCCCTGACGCGTTACTCAAGCAGATGGGGAGCGGCATCCCGGAGGGGACGTCCCTGCTGATCGCGCTGACCGAGGAGGCCGATCTGGTGCACGCCGAGCGTGTGGTGGCCGACACCGGGCGGGACGATGATCGGATCTGGCCTGGAGGCGGACCTAGAGCGAGCGATGGGCAAGCTGAGGTGACCGTCCGCGGTTGATTCCCCTCGGGCCCAGCCGTAGCTTTCCCCAACGCCCCGCCGACTCCCGCCGGGGCGTCTTTTTTTGCCCGGTACCCATGTTCGATTCGAAGACCAGGACGGTCGTGATAGTCGGCGCCCAGTGGGGCGACGAGGGGAAGGGCAAGCTGGTGGATGTGCTTGCCGAGCGTGCCGATTGGGTGGTCCGCTACCAGGGCGGAGCCAACGCCGGCCATACGGTGCACATCGGCGATGAGTCGTTTGTGCTGCACCAGATCCCCAGTGGTATCCTGCACCCCGGTGTGCGCTGCGCGATTGGCAACGGCGTGGTGCTCGATCCGGAGACGCTGTTCACCGAGGTCGACGAGCTGGTGCGCGACGGGATCGACGTCGAGGGACGTCTCTACGTGAGCGATCGGGCGCACCTGGTGATGCCCTACCACAAGCTCGTGGACCAGGAGAGCCAGGCGAGTCGTGCGATCGGGACGACCGGGCGTGGCATCGGCCCGGCGTACGAGGACAAGGCTGGTCGACGGGGCATTCGCGTCGTTGACCTCAAGCATCCGGACCGGCTGCGCGAGTTGGTGCAACGAGGCTGCGACCACGCCAACATGCGGCTCGCGGCATTCGGCTCCTCGCAGCGGGCGAATGCGGACGAGGTGCTCGCGAGCCTGGGCCGGGTCTCGGCGCGCCTGCTGGCCCTCTCGGACGACCTGAGCGTTGCGCTGCACCGGGCCCTCGGCCATGGCGCCTCGGTCCTGATGGAGGGGGCGCAGGGATCGTTGCTGGACGTGGACCACGGGACGTACCCGTTTGTGACCAGCAGCAGCACGACGGTTGGTGGGGCGGCGACCGGCGCGGGCATTGCGCCGACGGCGATTCACGCGGCGTTAGGCATCGTCAAGGCGTACACGACGCGGGTGGGGAACGGTCCCCTGCCGACGGAGCTTGACGCCGAGCTGGGGGAGCGGGTGCGCCAGCTGGGCAACGAATTCGGGGCGACGACCGGCCGGCCCCGCCGCTGTGGCTGGTTCGACGCCGTGGTCGTGCGGTACGCGTCGCGCGTGAACGGGCTGACCGGGCTGGCCGTGACCAAGCTGGACGTGCTCGATACGCTCGATCGGGTGGCCCTGTGCACGGGCTACCGTCATGGCGACGAGGTGCTCCGGGAGTTTCCGGCGGATATCACCGCGCTGGAGCAGCTGGAGCCGGTATACGAGTGGATGGACGGCTGGCAGCAGTCGACCGGTGACTGTCGGTCGATGGCGGAGCTGCCGGCAGCGGCGCGGGCGTACCTGGCGCGACTGGAGGCACTGGTGGAGACCCCTGTCCGGTACGTGAGTGTCGGGACGCGCCGCGACCAGATCATCGACGTCGCACCGGGGACGGGCTGACACCGTGCATGATCGCGCCGACGTCGTGGTCATTGGGGCTGGGCCGTGCGGCCTGGCGGCCGCGATCTCGGCGCAGCGAGCCGGGTTGGGCACCATCGTGGTGGAAGCGGGCTGCGTGGTGCACGCCATCACGCAATACCCGCTGCAGGCCACCTTCTTCTCCACCGCGGAGAAGTTGTCGTTAGGTGGGTTGCCGTTCGTGATCGCGGAGCCAAAGCCGACGCGGCGCGATGCCCTGGTGTACTACCGCGCGGTCGTGCAGCACTTTGGGCTCACCGTCCGCCAGTACGAGTCCGTGCTCGCGATCGAGGGCGCGTCTCCGGCGCTGCAGGTGTTGACGGACCGGCGCGGAACGGGGCGGCGGATCACCGCCCGCGCGGTCGTGGTGGCCACCGGGTACTGGGGATCACCGAACCTGCTGCAAGTCCCCGGCGAAACGCTGCCTCATGTGAGCCACGTGTATCGTGAGGGCCACCAGGCGTTCCAGCAGGACGTGGTCGTGGTGGGCGGGGGGAACTCGGCCGCCGAGGCCGCGCTGGACCTGTGGCGCTGCGGGGCGCGCGTGACGCTCGTGCACTTCGGGACCACCTTCGACAAGAAGATCAAGCCGTGGGTCCTGCCGGACTTCACCAACCGGGTGGCGGAGGGGAGCATTGCCGTCCGGTGGGAGCGGCGGGTCGCGGCGATCGACGCGGATCACGTGGCCCTCATGGACGCGAGCGGCGCGTCCGAACGCCTGCCGGCCGACCATGTCTTCCTGCTGACGGGGTACGCCCCGGATACCGAGCTGCTGCGTGCAGTTGGTGTCACGATCGACGCGGCGAGCGGCATCCCGACCCATGACCCGACGACCATGGAGACCAATGTGCCAGGAATCTTCGTCGCGGGAGTAGTGACCGCCGGGTATGACGCGAACAAGGTCTTCATCGAGAATGGGCGGTACCACGGCGACCGGATCGTCGCCCGGTTGCAGGGCGCCTCGCCGCCGGAGCTGCCGGGGGTGAGCCGGGACCTCGACGGCGGCTAGGCCGCCCCAACACCGGAGAGTCGATGACGGGTCGTCGCGCGTTTCTGCATGATGCATTGAGCTGTGCCGGGCACCTGGCGCTGGCGTCCGCGGCCATGCCGATGCTGGCGCGACGGGCCTGGGCCGCGCCGCGCGGGGCGCGCGTCGTGGCGCTCGAGCCGTTCGGACGCCTCGAGCGGGTGGCCGACGGCGTCTGGGCGCTGGTGTCGACGCCGTTGGCCGGGGACATGACGACCGTGGCCAACGGCGGGATCGTGGCAGGGCGCGCGGGCGTATTGGTGATCGAGGGGTTCATGACGCCGGCTGGCGCTCGTTGGCTCGGCGAGCAGGCACGCACGCTCACGGGTCGTTGGCCCACGCACGTCGTGTGCACGCACTACCACAGCGATCATGTGAACGGCCTAGCGGGGTACGCCGGCGACGCGGGCCACGCGATCGTCCACCTCACGGCCGCGTCACGCGACCTTGCCGCACGCAACACCCCGGCCGATGCCATTCGCGCCTCGGCGCTCGCGACGGCGATGGTGGTCGACCCGGCCGCGCCGACGACGCTGGACCTTGGTGGGCGCATCGTGCGTCTGGTGCCGCGGGCAGGACACACCGCCAGCGACGTTACGATTGAGTTGGATGACCCAGCGGTGACGTTTTGTGGGGACCTGGTGTGGAACGCCATGTTCCCCAACTATGTCGACGCGCGTCCCGGGACCCTCGCGGCGAGTGTGCGCGCGTTGCGCCGGGCCGGTTCCGTGCACTATGTGCCCGGGCATGGGCCGGTGGCCTCTGGCGACGACCTGGCGCGCTACCTCGAGGTGCTCGGGGAGGTGGAGGTGGCCGCCCGGGCCGCGTTCGCGCGGGGGGTCGCCTCAGCGGACGCTGCCGCAACCTTCCGGATCTCTCCCTCCCTCGGGGAATGGGCGATGTTCAGCCCGACCTTCCTCCCGCGCGCGTTCGAGGCCTGGCGGCGCGAGCTGCAGTCGTCGCGCGGATAGTGCCTGCTCGGCCGCCGACGAGGCTACGAGGGCCTGTTGACCCTGCCTGTCGCCGGCCGCGCGTTTCGATCACCTTTGCGCACGGCGCGGCCGCCGGGGTGCTCAGGCGCCGTCTGCCCCTTCCAACTCGCGGAGCACGCTATCGTGGGCGGCTGACACATGGTGGCTTGGGCCGAACGACATCCAACCGTCCATCTTTGCGTCGCCCGATTGGACGTCTCTGCCGGACAATCCAATGGCCAGGGCACTACCGGGGGCCACTGTGTCGTTGACCAGCACCCACGACGTTTCGAACGATGTCCCGGCGCAGACCATTCCTCCCGGGATTGCCTCGCCTCCGACAAGTCGACTCCTGATCCCCCGGATTACCTCGCTCCCCCCGTCTCGTGGGCTTTCGGTGAACACGAACAGGTGTCGCAGGTCGGGTGCGTCGAGCTGGGAGGCGATGTGTTGGCCATTGGCAAAGTGGTCCGCCGAGTCGGGCATTCCGATGGCGACCTGCACCCCTGAGCGCTCAAACCGAAGCGCGGTCACGATCAACCCCTGCCCGATGGTGCCACCGCTGTCGGCGCGGTCGACCGAGGCGCACCCCACAAGCGGGGCCGTGCCTCGCAGGACCTCGAGGATGTGCTGGAGATCAGGATCCTCCAACCGAGGGCGAGTCCCAAACGCGAGCACCAGGTGGCAGCCGGAGATCGGGATCGTGGGATCGCTCCAACCTGTGCCTGGGTACCACCGCCACTGTTTGACCAGCACCGTGGGTCTCCACATGCGGATTTCCGGGGAACCTAACACGCCATACGGCCAGCGATACCCCGCTTGTCCAAAAGATCAACAGTTGGTAGCCGGAAGCGAGGGGCGTGGCTCGGACTCAGCGTCCGAACATTGGGGATTCGTCATCGTCTGGAACGATTCGTGACAGGAGAAGCGCGCGAGTTGACGTGTGAGGTGCTGGTGGTCGGTGGGGGCCCGGCCGCGGCCGCGGCGGCCGCGCTGCTCGCCAAGTGGGGGCACCAGGTGGTCGTTCTCGACCGCCCGGCCGTCCGCCCGGCACTGGCCGAGTCGTTGCCGCCGAGCTGCCGACGGTTGCTGGAGGTGATCGGTGTCCTGCCCGCGGTCGCGTCGGCCGGGTTCCTCGAGGCGACCGGGAACACCGTGTGGTGGGGCGGGAGCGAGCGACGTGTTGAGTTGTTCCCTGCAGGAGCGACGGGGTGGCAGGTGGACCGTGCGCGCTTTGATGAGGTGCTCCGCGCCCACGCCATCGCCTGCGGCGTGCGCTGGCACCGGCCCGCGATGGCGCGGTCGCTCGTGACGGTTGACGACGGGGTGGTCTGTACGGCCGAGGTCAACGGTGAGGAGCGGACGCTGCGTGCGCACTGGGCGATTGACGCCTCGGGCCGGACCGGGCTGGTCGCGCGACACCAGCGCATCGGCGCGGGGGTCGCTTGGCGGACCATGGCGCTCGCGGCAGAGTGGCGTCGCACGGGCGGTTGGGGGCTTCCGGAGGAAAGCCATACGCTTGTGGAGAGTGTCGAGAACGGATGGGGCTGGTCCGTCCCCGTGGACCGCGAACGTCGGTACTTCACGGTGATGTTCAATCCCGCGTCGGGGTCGCCTTCTGGCGGGGCGCTCGGCGCCGACTATCATCGGCGCCTCGCCCAGGTGCCTGCCTTGTCGGCGATCCTGGCGGGCGGGGAGTGTATCGGGGAGCCGTTTGCGTGTGATGCCTCGACCTACAGTACCGAGTCTCCAGTGGACGGGCGGGTGCTTGCCGTGGGAGACGCCGCCTCGTTCCTGGACCCGCTTTCCTCGTTTGGCGTGAAGAAGGCGCTCGCCTCGGCATGGATGGGGGCCGTGGCTATTCACACCGCCCTGGTGTCACCCGGTGCGCAAGAGGCGGCCCTCAACCTGTTTGTGCAACGCGAGGCGGAATACGTGCGTGCGGCGCGCGCGCCTCTCGGCGCCCTGTCGCGCGACGCCGTCCCGGGTGGGAGCGCGGGATTTTGGGCCGCGCGTGCGGCGATGGCGGTGGATGATGAGCAGGGGGACCTGGTGGGGACGATGCGGCAGCACCCGGGTGTCCTCCGCGCGTTTGAGGCGCTGCGCCAGCGTGACCCTGCCGTGTTGCGCCGTGGAGGGCCGGTGGTCGCGTCTGCTCCCCTGGTGCGGGAGAACCAGGTGGTGATCGCGCCTCACCTCGTGCTCGAGGGCATCCAGGCGCCAGTCCGGTTCCTGCGAAATGTCGACTTGATCGCACTGTCCGAGCTGGCCGGGGAGGGAGCGGAGATGGGCGCGTTATGCGCGGCGTACGAGCGCGCGCACGGCGTTCATCCCCTGTCAGACCTGATCGGCGCGATTTCGGTCCTGCTCGCCCATGAAGTGCTCGTGTTTGCTTGACAGGCGGTCCGGCAACGCGTAGAACTGGCGGGTTCGCGCGACGAGATTACCGATGCGAGTTTGGAGAGCCCTAACGACAGTCGTCATCTGGAGCACCCCGGCGGGTGTGGCCTTGGCACAGGGCGGCGCAACGGCGCCAGACACGGGTGGCTTCGTGGTCCGCGACCCGCTCGTCTTGCGCAAGTGCGGTGGGTGCCACAAGGCGGACAGCACCGGTCGAGTGGCCCGACTGTCATGGATCCGTAAGGCGCCGGAAGGCTGGGAGG encodes the following:
- a CDS encoding adenylosuccinate synthase: MFDSKTRTVVIVGAQWGDEGKGKLVDVLAERADWVVRYQGGANAGHTVHIGDESFVLHQIPSGILHPGVRCAIGNGVVLDPETLFTEVDELVRDGIDVEGRLYVSDRAHLVMPYHKLVDQESQASRAIGTTGRGIGPAYEDKAGRRGIRVVDLKHPDRLRELVQRGCDHANMRLAAFGSSQRANADEVLASLGRVSARLLALSDDLSVALHRALGHGASVLMEGAQGSLLDVDHGTYPFVTSSSTTVGGAATGAGIAPTAIHAALGIVKAYTTRVGNGPLPTELDAELGERVRQLGNEFGATTGRPRRCGWFDAVVVRYASRVNGLTGLAVTKLDVLDTLDRVALCTGYRHGDEVLREFPADITALEQLEPVYEWMDGWQQSTGDCRSMAELPAAARAYLARLEALVETPVRYVSVGTRRDQIIDVAPGTG
- a CDS encoding PilT/PilU family type 4a pilus ATPase, with product METIIKAAVERGASDLHIKAGDVFRARIDGKLVPLTKQALTPEQTRAIALKLISNEKVKANIDSLLDHDCSWGAPGIGRFRVNILRQRSSFMIVMRVIPFRVPTIEQLNLPPVIERIAATERGMVLVTGVTGSGKSSSMAAMMGHINSNMERHIVTLEEPIEFLHRDLKSSITQREIGVDTENFRVGLKAALRQDPDVIVLGELRDTETIDTAMKAAETGHLLLATVHTPDAQATIMRIVSMFPPEEQEVIRIRLSESLAAVVSQRLLPRADGRGRAVACEIMINTPLIADLILNQRVGEIRDYMADGRDQYGMQTFDQHLADLVAQGVVTFPTALAASTRPADFELQMSMFQAAARRGSDAPADPFAAGATTLT
- a CDS encoding DUF1269 domain-containing protein, whose protein sequence is MTVPPPPAPVSKKIIVASYPSTTGAKAGLDRLKNAGARLGNVALVQRLIDGRVEFTETQDWGLGKSAAVGALAAMLLPGIGLITGALLGGAAAHFIDAGFPDALLKQMGSGIPEGTSLLIALTEEADLVHAERVVADTGRDDDRIWPGGGPRASDGQAEVTVRG
- a CDS encoding DUF456 family protein, with the protein product MVGAAFVYNWIVPAAGISGLAIGVAAALALLAEVLEWTLSTKYTAKYGGSSRAGWGAILGGIAGAMLGVPVPIIGSVIGAFAGAFAGALVMEYTRKEATGSSATRVATGALIGRVMAAAAKTGLGCAVAIILWFSAWRG
- a CDS encoding M28 family peptidase, yielding MLSLPLARRAGINLVGTRGSPTVWLVAHLDTKSQPMPTLVRAALLVILGLVLVGTVLVGFSWPARAEAPWVIPLVGTVAGIVLSFATVGEDSPGARDNGTGVAAVLATIERLPPTASLGVVFPSAEELGLAGMRAWVRGRPRGTAINVDTVDDDGALRCMVHGAQSRPLAGAVARAGQVRVSGVIPGLLTDGVALADAGWQAVTVSGGTWRTLARIHRPGDTVVGLTGRGADDVARLLTTLLTTRP
- a CDS encoding dihydrodipicolinate synthase family protein, coding for MKLSLRGVFGPVITTFDARGELDLDAFGANAAAHLGAGLHGLVVAGSTGEAALLEEGERQRLVEMARSVTPADKRLIVGTGAESTKACVRRCREAAERGADAVLVVAPHYYANAMTSACLQAHYERVADESPIPVLLYNIPKYMHFKLEGELVARLAEHDNVIGMKDSSGDLAYLPQYLAAQSDAFTVITGHGGSFHQALQLGVGGGILAVALFAPALSLEVFDAFQGGNVAASKAAQDRMTPMALEIVGRMGIPAVKAALGRVGYRGGPVRLPLLDASAADLADVERLLREASLARVA
- the ypdA gene encoding YpdA family putative bacillithiol disulfide reductase; translated protein: MHDRADVVVIGAGPCGLAAAISAQRAGLGTIVVEAGCVVHAITQYPLQATFFSTAEKLSLGGLPFVIAEPKPTRRDALVYYRAVVQHFGLTVRQYESVLAIEGASPALQVLTDRRGTGRRITARAVVVATGYWGSPNLLQVPGETLPHVSHVYREGHQAFQQDVVVVGGGNSAAEAALDLWRCGARVTLVHFGTTFDKKIKPWVLPDFTNRVAEGSIAVRWERRVAAIDADHVALMDASGASERLPADHVFLLTGYAPDTELLRAVGVTIDAASGIPTHDPTTMETNVPGIFVAGVVTAGYDANKVFIENGRYHGDRIVARLQGASPPELPGVSRDLDGG
- a CDS encoding MBL fold metallo-hydrolase, producing the protein MTGRRAFLHDALSCAGHLALASAAMPMLARRAWAAPRGARVVALEPFGRLERVADGVWALVSTPLAGDMTTVANGGIVAGRAGVLVIEGFMTPAGARWLGEQARTLTGRWPTHVVCTHYHSDHVNGLAGYAGDAGHAIVHLTAASRDLAARNTPADAIRASALATAMVVDPAAPTTLDLGGRIVRLVPRAGHTASDVTIELDDPAVTFCGDLVWNAMFPNYVDARPGTLAASVRALRRAGSVHYVPGHGPVASGDDLARYLEVLGEVEVAARAAFARGVASADAAATFRISPSLGEWAMFSPTFLPRAFEAWRRELQSSRG
- a CDS encoding tryptophan 7-halogenase, translating into MTGEARELTCEVLVVGGGPAAAAAAALLAKWGHQVVVLDRPAVRPALAESLPPSCRRLLEVIGVLPAVASAGFLEATGNTVWWGGSERRVELFPAGATGWQVDRARFDEVLRAHAIACGVRWHRPAMARSLVTVDDGVVCTAEVNGEERTLRAHWAIDASGRTGLVARHQRIGAGVAWRTMALAAEWRRTGGWGLPEESHTLVESVENGWGWSVPVDRERRYFTVMFNPASGSPSGGALGADYHRRLAQVPALSAILAGGECIGEPFACDASTYSTESPVDGRVLAVGDAASFLDPLSSFGVKKALASAWMGAVAIHTALVSPGAQEAALNLFVQREAEYVRAARAPLGALSRDAVPGGSAGFWAARAAMAVDDEQGDLVGTMRQHPGVLRAFEALRQRDPAVLRRGGPVVASAPLVRENQVVIAPHLVLEGIQAPVRFLRNVDLIALSELAGEGAEMGALCAAYERAHGVHPLSDLIGAISVLLAHEVLVFA